The DNA window CTTTGAGGAGTGCCGGAACGGCAATAAGATGCAGCCTATGGCGGTGGCGGGACATAGCCTGGGGGAATACACGTCGCTGGTGGCGGCGGGTGTTGTGGATATAAAGGATGCGCTGAAGCTGGTCTGGGAGCGGGGCCGCCTGATGCAAGAGGCAGCGGATAAGCAGAAGGGCAGCATGGCGGCGATCATCGGCATGGAGGAAGGGAAGCTGGCGGAGGTGTGCCGCGAGGCCGGAGTGGAGATAGCGAATATCAATTCGGAAGAGCAGGTGGTCATCAGCGGGGACAAGGAAGGGATAGAGAAGGCGGTGGCCCTAGCCACGGCGCGGGGCGCGCGGAAGGCGATACCGCTGGCGGTGGCGGGGGCGTTCCATTCGCAGCTGATGGCGCCGGCGCAGGAGGGACTGCGCCGGGCTATAGCCAGCATGAAATTTCAAGACCCCAAGGTGCCTATAGTCGCTAACATTACGGGGCGGGAGCTTACCTCCGCAGAGGAGGTGAGACGGGAGTTAGAGCACCAGCTGTGTCATTGCGTGCAATGGAAACGATCGGTGGGGAGGATGATGGAGATGGGGGTCTGCACCTTTGTGGAGTTTGGGCCGGGCCGGGTGCTGTCAGGGCTGGTGAAGCGGATAAATCGTGAGGCGGTAGTGGCCAATGTGGGGGATATGGCGTCGGCGCAGAAACTGGCGACAAGCGGCGCGGAATAGCACTTTACCTGGAAGCCTTAAGACACTAATATGCAACGAACGAAAGCGCCATTTTCGAGACGCACGGCCCGGGCTGTAGCCCTGAAGGCCTTATACGAAAGCGACGCTTCAGGACATTCAGCGATGGAAGCGGGGAGCCGCTTAGTGCAGGATGAGGAGATTAACACTGAGGGCACAGCCTTCGCGATGGAATTGGTGAAGGGAACGGTGGAGCATTCCCAAGAGATAGATGGGTTAATAGCTAAGTTCGCGCCCGCCTGGCCGGTGGAGCAGATACCGGTAGTTGACCGGAACATACTGCGAATGGCAATCTTTGAGATGATTTTTCACAAGGCCACGCCACCAAAGGTGGTGATTAACGAAGCGGTAGAGCTGGCAAAGACCTTTGGGAGCGAGAGCTCGCCACGGTTTGTTAACGGAGTGCTGGGATCGCTGGCGGGGCAGCACAGCGCTCAGGAACTCGAAGCGACCAATAAGAGGGAGAGGTAAAATGGCGACAGTGCAGGAGAGGGTCCAGGTTATTGTGGCCGACAGGCTGGGAGTGGAGAAGGAGAAGGTTGTGCCGGAGGCTTCCTTTGTGGATGATTTGAGCGCGGACTCCCTGGACCTGGTGGAGTTGATAATGGCCTTTGAAGAAGAGTTCTCTTCCGGCGATGTGAAGATAGAGATTTCAGACGAAGAGGCGGAGAAGATAGCTACTGTTAAGGATGCGATTAGCTATTTGAAGGCGCATGGCGTGGATGATGGCTAGGGGTATGTTTGTCCAATAGCCGCTGTAAGCCAGCAAAGTAACGTTTAATATTTCTTGTCCTGGTATTGCACGAGCCATCCTTGTTTCTAATCGGGATACCATCCCCTTTATCCCCTTTCCCGACTGCATCGGGACTGAGTACAGCCTGCTGGAAGGGGAAGGAATTAATTAAAACCACAACCCCCTCTAACTCCCCCTTCGCCTTCCAGGCAAAAGGGGGAGAACCAGACGGAGACCCCCACGTCCCAATTCTCCTGGAAGGATTGCGTATCTATGACTCGAGCGTTTCAAGTGGGGGTGGGACTTTCATTGGAAGGCTTGCTATGATGGATTCATGGAGAGATAGCCATGAATAATCTTGCAGAAGTGGCCAGTCGGGTGTCGGTCTGCACGGACTGTATTTTGAGCAAACAGAGGACGCTTGCTGTCCCGGGGGAGGGGGCTGGCAACGCATCGGTTATGTTTATTGGAGAGGGGCCGGGGTTTCACGAGGACAGGCAGGGAAGGCCCTTTGTGGGTCCTGCGGGGAAGTTTCTTAGCGAGCTATTGGATTCCGTGGGAATGAAGAGGGAAGACGTTTTTATCACTAACGTGGTGAAGTGCCGTCCTCCAGGCAATCGGGACCCGTTGCCGGGGGAGATACAGGCCTGCAAGAAGTATTTGGACAAGCAGTTGGAGCTTATCAAGCCGAAGGTGGTGGTCACTTTGGGGCGGCATTCGATGGGCCGGTATATGCCCGGGCAGACGATTACGAAGGTCCACGGGAAGCCCAAGAGGGTGGATGACGTGATGGTGTACCCGCTTTACCACCCCGCGGCGGCGCTGCATAACGTCAGCTTGAAATCGGTGATCGAAGAGGACTTCAAAGCCGTTCCAGGGCTGCTAAAAGAGGCGGCTAAGGAGACGGCAAAGCCCG is part of the SAR202 cluster bacterium genome and encodes:
- the fabD gene encoding ACP S-malonyltransferase; the encoded protein is MGQDLYKCSKRAREVLEMADASLGFPLSKLMFEGPAEELEKTAYSQPAIMITSLAALAAFEECRNGNKMQPMAVAGHSLGEYTSLVAAGVVDIKDALKLVWERGRLMQEAADKQKGSMAAIIGMEEGKLAEVCREAGVEIANINSEEQVVISGDKEGIEKAVALATARGARKAIPLAVAGAFHSQLMAPAQEGLRRAIASMKFQDPKVPIVANITGRELTSAEEVRRELEHQLCHCVQWKRSVGRMMEMGVCTFVEFGPGRVLSGLVKRINREAVVANVGDMASAQKLATSGAE
- the nusB gene encoding transcription antitermination factor NusB codes for the protein MQRTKAPFSRRTARAVALKALYESDASGHSAMEAGSRLVQDEEINTEGTAFAMELVKGTVEHSQEIDGLIAKFAPAWPVEQIPVVDRNILRMAIFEMIFHKATPPKVVINEAVELAKTFGSESSPRFVNGVLGSLAGQHSAQELEATNKRER
- a CDS encoding acyl carrier protein, with product MATVQERVQVIVADRLGVEKEKVVPEASFVDDLSADSLDLVELIMAFEEEFSSGDVKIEISDEEAEKIATVKDAISYLKAHGVDDG
- a CDS encoding uracil-DNA glycosylase, with the protein product MNNLAEVASRVSVCTDCILSKQRTLAVPGEGAGNASVMFIGEGPGFHEDRQGRPFVGPAGKFLSELLDSVGMKREDVFITNVVKCRPPGNRDPLPGEIQACKKYLDKQLELIKPKVVVTLGRHSMGRYMPGQTITKVHGKPKRVDDVMVYPLYHPAAALHNVSLKSVIEEDFKAVPGLLKEAAKETAKPAAKTEEQSSKQLNLFS